TGATGATCTGAAAAGATTGTTCAGTTTTGACTGCAGATTCTAGAATAATACAAAGAAACGGAGGAAAGGTAAATTCAAcgttttatgtaattattttcgattttattaacaaatcaaaatatatatcttattttctaaTTAACGAGTAAGGCGATTTTAATAGCGGTGAGATGATATATAAACatgatttttatcattattcttaattaattttaatataaaactgTTTGTATACGAACTTCCTGGCTCTTAAGACAATGGCGGTAGCGTAATCGTCTTGGATCGCGTGCTCCGTGTGATAGATTCTTCCAGATGGCGAAGCTATCGCCTCGCCGGGCAactttttccttctattttgtGATAAGCATCAAATGAGagagcataaaaaaaaaattaaaaaacaaaatactctTTGTACATGAATTTcatacatttaaatttaatggattttagattttattattataaacactGTTACtatcttaatttattaaatttagaatACTTGACTATGCAATATACAGGTTTCATGTAAAATGGcacttataaaaattaaaataactataaTACATATTCTATTCTATAAGAATTTGGTATTAATTTAGATATTACAAGTCTTAGGGGGCGGTTTTGCTTTGCACACCTCGAATCGTTGGCAGTATACCGCCCCAGTTGGGACTGGAAATTCTTTTACTTGTGTTGATTAtcgactaaaaaaaaaatttatgataataatatgaaaatattaaaaagaataatcaaCCACTGGTAGAGCAGAATATTTTTTCTGAGCAGAGCAAGTCTGGAGTGGGTGggcaattagttaaaaatattacaaattagtTAAACTTTTGTTGtactatatatacataaatgcaAAATCAACAGAGGGAGGCAGTGGCCGACGGCGGTGAGGGATGGTGCCAGGGAGGCAAGCTCGAAGGCGACCCAGACAGGCTCACCTCAGGAAAGGCAAGGGGGGGAGGTGGGGGTGGTCGGCGGCCTCGTAGGCAAAACGAGGTAGGCTGCGATTTCGAGCTGGCTGGTGGGCGAAGAATACGAGCAAGAGGCGGTAGATGGCGGCGAGTTGGCGTCGGTTATCTATGGGAGATGACAGATGAGAGAGTTGGAGGAGAGCAAAGACGAGCGATACgattttttgaaggaaaaattagtaaattataaagtttatatattaaatgatgtgtatgtacatatatatatatattcgaatTTTGGTCCAGATTGGGACTGGTCTTAGGTTATCCAGTCTTACATCCGTAGTTCGAAATTTTCACGCCCTTTAAAGCAAGGTAACTTGTGTTGAACTgcgtataaatatatttatactttaATGATATGCacttttggttttaaaaataaaaattaataataattaagatattaaaaagaacatgaacatttaaaattaaaaacccaTTGTTGATTTCTGGGAGGAGGGAGAGGCGGTGGGGGTTTAATATCTGGTGGGAgcaaaagaaattcaatttctggaagaagaaaaatcgaAGCAGGAGGAGGCAGTTTGTATATGCCGGAGGGGTAAAATGGTAAAACCAAACACTTCTAAATCCCATCCTGCCCGGACAAAATGATACGGGGGACCTGGGATTATTTTATTCCACTGTTTTGGGATAACTTAAAACCTAGGATTAAATAATCCCAAGTCACTTTCTATCCCAAACATGGTAGAAGCAAATTTGACGGTATTGACATATTTTGAAGAAAGAATCAAACGTGCTGTTACAGATAACAGCAATTGTAATAAATGAGCTTTTACATCATAGAAAGAAACATAGTATTATTGAATCAAGAGCTAACTTTCCCGCTACACCCGGGGATTAATGTTAAGGTTAAATGAAGGTGATGTGTACAAGGTCATAATCATATAAAATACGTTATATGACTTGTGTTCCTGTCCATTGCAATCACCAATGGATTGCTTATCTTACAACACTTGGGATCCTGGGGCGGCTCGACGTTACCAAATCCCCTCCTTAGCCATTCTCAGGAACTGGCAGAGGGTAATGTTAGGGAGCTCAACGGAtgctcctttcttcttctttatcttcgtCGTCTTCACCGACTCTTTGCCTTTAGTCTGCGTATGTGTTACTGAGACCAGGTTGTAGAACTGTCGAAGGAGGACGGTTAGGAATGTTATTAGATAGCCAAAGGGAATATATTGGTGGTTCTGTCAACTGCACGACGATGCAATGAGCCGCCTCtctatttttggatttttacAAGACAAATAGGAAtttgatcataagagtttaaGCTTTGAAGGGGTTTAATGGGAAGCTGCTCCATCCATTTGGACCCCACCATATCATCAGATAATGTCGCTTTCTTTTATCCATGAAAACAAATTGGAAGAGACATACCTCACAGACACCATGCAGCAAAAGCCTATGAAAAGGATCTTGAACGTGCAGTATAAGCAGGTCTCCATCCCTATCCCCATCTCCATCGCCACTCTCATTGACGAAGGCCCGTATACACTCCTATATATGAAGGAAACAATTGTAGCTCCTTTAAATAACACAAATGAAAAGAAACGGTCAAAAAAGGATCTTGATGGGTTGCATATGAGTCGTGAAGAGTCCATATTATAAGCAATGTATGATTTGATCAACAGAAGCGCATACAATAGGTCGTGTTAAGATGGACTGCATGCCCTTGGAGCTATATTTCTAAAATGCATTTGCCCagattgaagaaaaagaaaaatctggaaCTTGAATTTGTGCATTTTATATGAAAGACGTATGAAACCATACTTCTAGCTTAGCTGCTGGTAAGTAGATTGTGAAACAACAAATAGATGATGGTCGGTCAATTCCATTTCCAAGCCAGCCGAACcaaaaaccaaaaattaaaTCATATCTTGGAACGAATAATGAATTAACTGGGAGCAACTTCCCTACCAAATAATACTCAGTAAACCTAGAATATGAACAAGTTTCAGTATATTGGTGAACAAATGTTTGATTCTTATGACTGTCTTTGCCAACTCAAGAAGTCGGAGGTGAAAATGAATCAGATATTCGTTTCTTGattttgaaatgtcaaaaaGAGGCAACTGTTTCAATAGAAGGGCAAGACAAAGCGTATGTACCAAATAAATCAGGAAGAAACTGGATGAGGAATGGAAAATATGCATTTCATTCAAGAATTCTCTTACCTCAAATCCATTAACAAGATCTGAAAGAAAGCTACGGCGAAGTGCCCCTCTAGTTCGAGAATCTACTCTATGCCAAGCATTCAGTACAGCCCTCTTATCAGAATCTCCTTGACTGCCCCTTTTTGATGAAGAGTTTTCCATGGCTTCAATGATGGTTGCCTACCacaaagaaaaccaaaactGCTAAAAACATAATTGCATGGTGCTCCAAGCCACATCAAGTTCAAATACTAGTTGGTTCCACTACAATTTTGAAAGAAAGAGCAACAACTAGATGGTATCAAAACCCTGGCATACTCACATGAACCCTGGTAACTATGTCAAgatcctagggtttgaataggaaaattggaagaaattgagGGGGAATTAGACTGAAAGAGGGGGAAATACAGCAAGAATTGGGAAAGAATTTCAGACAGAAcagaatagagaaagagagagatcaaaGAAGTTGCGGGAGGAAGAGAAGTAAGATCCGAGAGGAAGagaatgtagagagagaatcagaagtCTCACTTTGATATCTTTCGCAATGATCCTTTCTTTACAGCTTTAATAGCTTTATATAACTACTTCTCCTAACTAAGTAATTCTGTTACAgagtaaaacaaaaaatacaacaactaaaataacaaaattactactattaattactattatatccttggggtcatgacaaccTATAACTCATTTCTATTGGTTATTTGCTAAGTTTCAATAATTTCACCAGGACTTGAGATCTTTCAAATATTACCAAAGCAGAACAAGTAATAACTTCCATACACACCTCAAGAAATATGGAAGTACACCACTTTCCGTCACAATCATCACCTTGCAACTTGCCAACCACTCTTTGATACAATTTGTTATTGTTACCCATTAAACTTTCTGAGGCAATGTTTGTCTATGTAAGAACAAGATAACACTATGCAGTAAACTCCATTTCTGAATGCCACCAAACAGCAATTTTTTCACATTCGCCATTTAAAATCATATAGAAAGATCAAATATGTCTTGCATTACTAATTTCAACTAAGTGAACAACCAATTCTAGGCTTCATGCCCCATCTTCCAACTGGTAAATGCAGCCTGAGTCATCACGGTCATAAAACCTTTTCAGCACAGATTACATCTAAATCCTAAGAGTCTATTAACTACCAGAAAATGATCAACAGACCTAGAGACAAATAAACCATATGTGTGGTAAATCACCATCCAAGCTCAAATCAAATTccactattgaataatttctaCAAGTGCCAAGCGCAATGGATCCTTAACCCTAATAACTGAGTTAAATGACAAACTCATGCCAACCAGGTTTGCTGGGAGATTCTTCCCttatacaaaataaaagtataaatattGCAGGCAACAAATACCAAGTagataaaacaacaaaaagagtccaaaataaaaaatgaggagAAAACATCTCATGCAAGAGCTTCTGATATCCATGTTTACTGTGGAGAAAGTTAATTTTACTTCACATAATCAAAGGGCAGTACATGGACAGAATGCATACACAAAAAGAAATCTAATCACATCTTTAAACGAGGAATTTCCTAAGAATCAGCAATCAACTAATCTATAGTTAGGATCTGTACAATCTCCTAGCTGTACATTGCCTGAAATAGAGAGATTCTTGAATATTCTGACATTTACCAATATGCATGTATCACTTTCTTTTCTGGCACATACTTTCAAACTTTTAGCTCACGCAGAAAACTCAAACCACATCAGAAATTTTTCATGGATTAGATACCAGAGCTACAGTATGCTCTGTTGCAGGAGATGTATTTCCCTCAAACAGTCATGTCCAAGTCAAGCAGTATTCCCTCAaaagtctatattttttttcaaatatttactTTGTTGCTGATCTATCATGGAAGAATTTGTGGCAGATAAATAagctttaaaaatatgaaaagtaaaaaaataaaaaacacctCTTTGTCCATGTCAATATTCCTAAATTTATCCCACTCCCCAACATCTGTCATGGAAAATGGTGACGGTGGAACATCCTCACCTGCAAAATGAACCCCAATCAGTAACTTAACAGAAAACGGTAGGTAGGTGTCTAAAGTTCAGTATTTTCTAAAAGATGTCCACTGTAAGTCTTTTATGAGTGCGTATCTAAAGTAGATGTTTTCTGAAAATATCAGCACCCAGCAAAGACAGGCAAGCTGCAATTATTTTACAGTATGGTTCAAAAAGGgataaaattttcttcttcttcttcttcttctttttttttttaattggagGGTGACAGGGaaataatcaaagaaataaGGTAACATTTATTACACACGCAAGTAACCATGGGGTCAGGTCACAACAATTTGAAGGATCAAACAATGTGATTTACAAGGTCAAAAGTATGGATAATACATTGAAAGCCATGGACACATCAActaggggtgtcaaaaaatatccgaAAAACTGGTGAACCAAACCAAATCGGACCGAACCGTGCCTTTTGAATTGGTTCTATGGTTCAATTGTTAGATtcttattctaaaaaattaagaatcaatatatttggtttggttactgatttttttttttttcaaatcgtGATTCGAACCGAACcggaaccgatattatacttatatatatattataattttttggatatatatatacacatacgtATAAATAGTATCACTTCCTAGGAAACTAGCGAGATTCAtgaattcttttatttctagacttttatgtgctattgctatactaaatggtcgatgtaaagtttataaattattttgttctacttttatttcaaaacttgaagcattaatgaagttataagtttattttaattaacaaatttgtttgtaatttcatattttgcgaaaatgtttagaagttaaatgttaattggatagaaccgaaaTTGGTCCGGTGTGACAGATTGGTCAtagtttggttttatatatataataattcggttacggttcttatttttttgaaaccGCTAAAAATGGTTTGGTTACTGGATTCTTATAGAACCGGACCAATCCAAACCATTGACACCCCTAACATCAATTAAGTCAATCAGAATACATCTTCCAAGGTATAATGAGCCAAGCTGGATTTTAGCCATTGTATCTACtacaaataaaatgatttaaccAATTGTCTCTACTAGAAATAAAATTGTCAATGGCAGAAAAATGTGGAGTACCTAAATCTCATGGTCTGACACAAGTAAGCTAGACAAACAACCTTGCATGTCACAGTTTTCACTTGCATGAATACTTCAGATGTCGGCTTCTTCATGACACTTATGGTTCCAGCCACCAGCCTTTTTGACCAAGATTGGCAGTTGAAAAATCGGACTATGTCTTAACAGggaaattgactcaaaaatagaTCTCTGGGCACTGTTAAAATTGTCCACATTAGAAATTAACCTAATTTGCAAGAAGAAAACAATTCCCAAGGACCAACTTCAAGACCTCTGGAACTGTACAAATCAGTCGGCTCACTGCGTGCTGTGGGTTATACATATTCAGATAACCAGAGTAGGACAAGTATGACCAAGGGCTCGAGTCCCCAACAAGTGTAAACTCGGAGCATATGTGTATAGACAAAGCCCCGATACATGGAATTGACAATCTAGTAGGTTAACAAATAAAACTTCAATTCAACTGGCATCTCATGAGGCTTCAATGCATTTACTGTTTTCAAGAATTCCAACAACAAAGAAATGAGAGCACCAACCAGAATTTAGTCTCAGAAATCTTTCAGCTTCAATGTTCCAAAAAGTtaatgtcatgaccccaaggatctCCAAGACTATAATTGTGATTATAATAGTAATTAGTTTACATGCATTACTATATTGTATTCTAGGTTGCTGAGAATAGTCGTACTTCTCAGTTAGATAGGTTGGAACAGCCTATAAGTAGGTTAAGGTAGCTAGAGAATGTATGTTTGAATTGGTAATAGAATTTCAGAATTTTCCTCTCATTtccctctgatttctctctaatctctccctttcttttatcttcttttcttttcacgCTTCCACGAAAACAATAGAGGAAGGTAAGATAAAGCCTTCATATTACTTCTTTCTTGTCCATCTTCTTTTATTTACTGTTCATATTCTTTTCCTAAAcatcttcctttcttattcatcttttttttatttcctttggtCATCGCCTTCATCGCAACTAGCTTCGCCCgtcaaattctccctccaatcaTTTTTGTTATTGGTCCTAATTCCCTcatattctctcaattttcaatccaaaccctaggtacatgataATTGGTATCAGAACAGTCGTTCCTCCACAATTAATTTCCAACGATTCTCGACGTGAATTCTGGATCCACTTGAAGATGGAAGAGACAGATCAAAACAGAGCAAGCCATTCTCGGAACTAAACGAGTCAAAGAAGGCGACTCAGGGAAGCGACGCAAAGCCAACACTCCTTGGCAGTAATTCCTGCAAATAGTAACAGTTAGCTCTTGTGATCTCAGCAGCAAGCCAAGATTGGCGAAGTCCAATGACTTGGTGCGGAACTAATTGAGTAGTGATTCAAGAGATTCCAACAAATTCAAGAGTTCCGACAATTTCACTTGGCCTCGGCTTCGATAGGCAAGTGCAAGCAGCGATTCCGATCTGATCTCGAAGGTAACGACGACCAATCGAAACCATGAGAGAGCAAGCAAGATCCCAGCTTAGAATTGAAGGCAAATTTTGATTGTAATTCCAGGCATTGTTGCAATCAATCAAGGAAGGCGAAGCTGATTCAGGAAGCTTTTCAAAGATGACTCTGTAACCCTAAGCAATTGTTGTTTGATCTTCAAGAGAACCAACCAAAGCAAGGTCCTTGGCCGGCAATCTCATCAGCGACCTCTTCACAATGGCTAACAACACCAAgatgaaacaaatggagtcACAGTTACAACAAGTAACGACAACAGTGGCAGAGATGCAGATCCGCATGGGGACTGTTGAGGCGTCCATAGAATTAATGGTGAAGAAGAAGTTGGATGGAGCAATGGAGAGATGGCTCGAGATGCGCGATCAGAACAACCAATTGCATGATCAAATGCGTAAGTAGAGTAATCGGCTGCGAGATTCAATGCAACAGTTTATGATATGTTTGTGAGGAAAAATTCAGTAAGGATTTCTTCTGAttttcctcctagggagagaTCAAACCCGATCCGGTCCTCAGAATTTGAGGTTGAACCTCCTAATGGAATCCTATCTACTACATCCGATTTAAAGGAAGTGGTTGTTGTATCGAATCAGGTAACTACAACTGACTCAACTGTGCGCATAATGATCCTATTGTGTCCACAATTGAGGAGCTTTcaaagataaaagaaatttcTAGATCCGCTAAAGATCCAATCTTACCAGTTGGGATCCATCCTCAGCTTTCTGACTCACGGGAGACTAAGGAACAAACTGAAGTGGAAAACATCATTGATTCACTAGGGAGAGTGTAACAACAACATCATTGGAGAAGACAATTGTTGAAGAAGAACCATTGGTGTATGACAACGAGCAGGAAACAACTCAAGAGGAAGAGTTTTGTGCTGGTTTGTTTGTTCAAATTTCCGTTGGTGAGCTGCAGTATCAAATTAGATTCTGGCTGACGAAGAAGTTTGAGTCCCTTCCTATTACTGGAAAGGGTATGATTGGAGATATATTGGCAGTTGACCTGGTCTTAGCAAAGATTCAAGAAATTACTGGACTCTACAGCTTTAACATGGAGATTGTCCAGGTATACAGTTTATATTGGCAGGGCAAGCAAACGAAAAGgaatagaagaaaaaaggaaatggctaaaaaggagaaggaaaggaaggaaaaagagaagaagaatcaaCCAGATAGAGAAAAcgggaattggatgaagcacGAAGTGACTGGTCgctgtaagttcttggggacaaaaacTTTCTCAAGGAGGGAGGAATTGTGACGATCCCAAGGATCCCCAAGGCTATAATTATCATTATAGTAATAGTTAATTTACATGCATTACTATATTGTACCCTAAGTTGCTGAGAATAGTTGTATTTTTCAGTTAGATAGGTtggaacagcctataaataggctaagggAGTTAAAGAATgtatgtttgaattgataattgaatttcagactttttctctcaaattccctcTTGTTTCCCTCTGATTTCTCTGTAATCACTCCCTTTCTTTGCTCTGTCtgcaactctccctcatttctatctatTATCTCCCTCTTTATgtccaattctccctccaatcctTTTTGTTCTTGGTCCTAATTCCCTCAGATTCTcccaatttccaatccaaactctAGGTTAAACCCTAGGCACATGACAATTAACAAATTGGGGACAATATCCagaacttttaaattttatgtctCATTTTTAAACCACAAATCCACCACCACACCCAATACCGATCTATGTGATAGACCTGTTTCCATTTCACATAATTACAGGCTAATGATGCAGTCTCACCCCAAGGTGGTGGAGCAAACAAGCCTCTAATCTCTTGTGCATTTAAACGAGGAACAAGTTCCATCAAAAGACGATCGTTTAACCATCGCCGTGATCTTCGATTGCTAACCTGAAACAAGAACTGCAGCAATAAGGttcaatcaaaacaaaaaaaaaatgttctaaCAACTAAATGTAAGGAGATTGAATGCGAGATTTTCCAAACTAGAGAATTAACCTCCCAACATTATGTATAGTCAGTTGAAAGTTACTTCAAATCCCACTCCACCACAACACACCCAACCAATGCCCACCAATCAAGGGGAAAACAATGAAATCCTATAAAAggaaatttactaaataaagcccaaaggaagaaaaaaaaaaaaaagtaagcaCTTATATCTCCCCCTACATACATCAATAATCCTTGCCTATGCTtctgaaaaaatagaaagaaaaccaAGTTTCCTCCTAGAGCAGGAATATTGAGAATCCACATGTATTTACCATCATGATATTCCCAACTTATGGTGTGGCCTAAACATGGACAATTTGTAATGCAGAAAGTATTGTACAATGATTGATGTAACACTGCCACTGCAACTAAAGAATATACACAATAATAACAACACTACATAGTGGGGGTGGCCTGTTATATTGATTCTAACTCGCCAATCATCTCCGTCCATCTATATCTTCAATGATGCCAACTAGATAACAtgtttaaaaaagaaaacatatatgCTCCaggaaatttaaaaataacccATTTTCAGGATGTACAAATCCTTGTGGATATTGAAAGTGATTCAGGCATAAAATATAGAAACTTAATATTCAAGATATGTGCAAGTGTGGCTTCGAGTTGTACAaaaaagttttctttttctcttttggcTAAGTAAAGGGCATGAAGGAACTCAAGGCTACCATATACAACCACTCTACCCCCTGTGCACACTGGCATATTTAATACCCTATTAAGAGCCATCCTTGTTAAAATCACCAGTCTCCTCCCCACAATTAACTTGTGAACTGTGTTGTGACACCATTCAAGCCTTAAAATAACTCAACATAACTCAAGCCCACAACCTTCAACTCAAAAAATGACGTATTCAGGCTGTGCCAACCGCCAAGTTACTACTTCAGTTTAGGTATAAAAATAGTCTTCTACTTTCTATCTCTAACTTTCATCtctattttccattttccttttccatGGAAAAGACAGAGAATGCATTCATCTAGTAAAAACTTTAAGATAATTTTCTAaactaaaaaaaagaagtgtctttcatttcattcttattttctaCATGAAAAAATTTGTAGATTTTAGAGAacatgttcatttttttttttttttggctgagtGGATGTGTTCATATTCAAAATGATTATTATCATTCTCTCTTTTGACCATATTTCATTATTACTCAAATAGATAACATAGCATGAGGAATAATCAGAGGAAGTGTTAATAAACTGTTTTCTAggttacaaaataaatttgaattgaaaatcaaaGGTCCTTCACTGGATTTCTATTTGCAAAAGAAATGCACTGCAATATGAACTCCCAAATTCCATTCTCCatataaacaaaagaaataggCGTTTCCTAAATGTCGCAGTCAATAGAAAAAAGGATTGTCCTGGACAGACTTGAAAAGAGAATTGGGAAATTACAGTTCCAGTCAGGCTCTCAAGGTACTCGATCCTCTTCTCGATAGCCAATCCTCGGgattttggattattttctgCCAATGCACAGAGCTACAACTCAGAGAATCATCCAATACTGCACGATCTAACTTCAAAAACCATGTTGTAACAGGAAGTAGCAGAACAGAAAAGTCGGAGAAGGATCTGTATTTGCAAGATCAGCGGCAATGATTGGTCAAACAGAGATTGGTAAGTTTTATACCTTTGGGATGGTCAAATAGGGCAGAAAACATGAGCAGATCATGTTCTTTCTGCAGCACTTCAGGGGCCGACATGGCTGATTCTCAGATAAAGAATCGAACACGAATTGATTTCGCCTTCTTCCGGTGGCCTTGGGCGCTTCTAGGCTTCGACCTTGAGATGGCGCGTTTGGCGATGATGGGTTAGAGTCGTTAGACAGATAAGAGAAAAATAGTCAGCCTGGAGACCAAACTGAGCCTCAAAACAAGAGGACGGGAACTTACAGGAATACATATGCTGTCGTCACCGTATGGCATACGCTGCTACGAAACGTTTCTTTCCAAATAGGGTTACTTTGGATTGTGCGCCACTTCTTCGCAATTATGTAATAAGCGgtaaatcataaattaaatttttaatctttgtataagatagaaattaaattc
The Diospyros lotus cultivar Yz01 chromosome 12, ASM1463336v1, whole genome shotgun sequence DNA segment above includes these coding regions:
- the LOC127786658 gene encoding uncharacterized protein LOC127786658 isoform X3, producing the protein MSAPEVLQKEHDLLMFSALFDHPKENNPKSRGLAIEKRIEYLESLTGTFLFQVSNRRSRRWLNDRLLMELVPRLNAQEIRGLFAPPPWGEDVPPSPFSMTDVGEWDKFRNIDMDKEECIRAFVNESGDGDGDRDGDLLILHVQDPFHRLLLHGVCEFYNLVSVTHTQTKGKESVKTTKIKKKKGASVELPNITLCQFLRMAKEGIW
- the LOC127786658 gene encoding uncharacterized protein LOC127786658 isoform X1 produces the protein MSAPEVLQKEHDLLMFSALFDHPKENNPKSRGLAIEKRIEYLESLTGTFLFQVSNRRSRRWLNDRLLMELVPRLNAQEIRGLFAPPPWGEDVPPSPFSMTDVGEWDKFRNIDMDKEATIIEAMENSSSKRGSQGDSDKRAVLNAWHRVDSRTRGALRRSFLSDLVNGFEECIRAFVNESGDGDGDRDGDLLILHVQDPFHRLLLHGVCEFYNLVSVTHTQTKGKESVKTTKIKKKKGASVELPNITLCQFLRMAKEGIW
- the LOC127786658 gene encoding uncharacterized protein LOC127786658 isoform X2, which gives rise to MSAPEVLQKEHDLLMFSALFDHPKENNPKSRGLAIEKRIEYLESLTGTVSNRRSRRWLNDRLLMELVPRLNAQEIRGLFAPPPWGEDVPPSPFSMTDVGEWDKFRNIDMDKEATIIEAMENSSSKRGSQGDSDKRAVLNAWHRVDSRTRGALRRSFLSDLVNGFEECIRAFVNESGDGDGDRDGDLLILHVQDPFHRLLLHGVCEFYNLVSVTHTQTKGKESVKTTKIKKKKGASVELPNITLCQFLRMAKEGIW